The following are encoded in a window of Mycobacterium sp. ELW1 genomic DNA:
- a CDS encoding TetR/AcrR family transcriptional regulator, whose product MTELDTESAAGVRRRNASGESTRVMLMQVAERLFATRGIEAVTLREIQEAAGQSNTSVIRYHFGSRDGLIRALIAYRQASLGTDRKAMLARMRDEGKEADPRAVVWLLVRPLANSIANGEMFAPFLARLAEDPRARSDYWPEHVDDDFTQEQLEDVVDAALQDLPERIRRGRTFQLYISLINVLAAAARSGHGISEAQLHNYVDTWVGMLTAPVSYETRALMADGD is encoded by the coding sequence GTGACGGAGTTGGACACTGAATCGGCCGCGGGTGTGCGCCGGCGCAATGCCTCGGGTGAATCGACTCGCGTGATGCTGATGCAGGTGGCCGAACGCTTGTTCGCCACCCGCGGGATCGAGGCCGTGACGCTGCGGGAGATCCAAGAGGCCGCCGGCCAATCGAACACCTCGGTGATCCGCTATCACTTCGGGTCTCGCGATGGCCTTATCCGAGCGCTGATCGCCTACCGCCAAGCCTCGTTGGGTACCGACCGGAAGGCAATGCTCGCGCGCATGCGTGACGAAGGGAAGGAAGCGGATCCGCGAGCCGTGGTGTGGCTGCTGGTGCGTCCACTGGCCAACAGCATCGCGAACGGCGAGATGTTCGCGCCGTTCCTGGCGCGGCTCGCCGAGGATCCCCGGGCGCGCAGCGACTACTGGCCCGAACACGTCGACGACGACTTCACGCAGGAGCAGCTGGAAGACGTGGTCGACGCCGCGTTGCAGGACCTGCCGGAGCGAATTCGACGTGGCCGGACGTTTCAGCTGTACATCAGCCTCATCAACGTGCTGGCCGCCGCCGCCCGGTCCGGGCACGGAATCAGTGAGGCGCAGTTGCACAACTACGTGGATACCTGGGTCGGCATGCTGACCGCGCCGGTGTCCTACGAAACGCGCGCGCTGATGGCCGACGGCGACTAA
- a CDS encoding hotdog domain-containing protein produces the protein MIDALRGFLDAVAAAAPDTATTITLAEDLNGWADRLVEVAVPERKQVFARRLDLPGRGQTMSPNFIPTEGDTQGVRGTVTFGRYFLGGGGAVHGGAIPLLFDEVLGRLASSGTRAPARTAYLHTDFRSITPVGKELSVRAWFVSEHGRKRLLRAELHHGDTLCAEAEGLFIELRPDQP, from the coding sequence ATGATCGACGCGCTGCGCGGTTTCCTCGATGCCGTGGCCGCCGCGGCGCCGGACACCGCGACGACGATCACCCTGGCCGAGGACCTGAACGGATGGGCTGACCGGCTGGTCGAAGTGGCAGTGCCGGAGCGTAAGCAGGTCTTCGCGCGCAGGCTCGACCTACCCGGGCGCGGACAGACCATGTCCCCGAACTTCATTCCGACCGAGGGCGACACCCAGGGCGTACGTGGCACGGTCACGTTCGGTCGTTACTTCCTTGGTGGAGGCGGTGCTGTACACGGCGGAGCCATTCCCCTGCTCTTCGACGAGGTACTTGGCCGGCTGGCGAGCTCGGGCACTCGAGCACCGGCCCGAACTGCCTATCTGCACACCGACTTTCGATCCATCACGCCGGTAGGCAAGGAGCTTTCGGTACGGGCCTGGTTCGTCAGCGAACACGGACGCAAGCGCCTGCTGCGCGCCGAACTCCATCACGGCGATACCCTGTGCGCCGAAGCGGAGGGGCTGTTCATCGAGTTGCGTCCCGACCAACCCTGA
- a CDS encoding zinc ribbon domain-containing protein: MSTAAATLASTIPGEHVRIAVNKDTEPFWQAAKERRLVAPQCADCHTFRLPPTVFCPNCRSKQVNWVELTGEAVVYSFAVVHGFPGMPELVLVPAVLDLPDAPGARLVSNIVDVAPTDVAIGMSVRVDFSPIADGWLLPVFRVEE, encoded by the coding sequence GTGAGCACCGCCGCCGCCACGTTGGCCAGCACCATTCCCGGCGAGCATGTCCGAATCGCGGTCAACAAAGACACCGAGCCATTCTGGCAGGCGGCGAAGGAACGTCGTCTGGTGGCGCCGCAGTGCGCCGACTGCCACACCTTCCGCCTCCCCCCGACCGTGTTCTGTCCCAATTGCCGATCAAAGCAAGTGAACTGGGTTGAACTCACTGGCGAGGCAGTCGTCTACAGCTTCGCTGTCGTGCACGGCTTCCCCGGTATGCCGGAGCTGGTCCTGGTGCCCGCCGTGCTGGACCTTCCCGATGCTCCCGGCGCTCGACTGGTGTCCAACATTGTCGACGTCGCCCCCACCGACGTCGCAATCGGAATGTCAGTGCGCGTGGACTTTTCCCCGATTGCCGACGGCTGGCTACTCCCCGTCTTCCGAGTCGAGGAGTAG
- a CDS encoding mycofactocin-coupled SDR family oxidoreductase — protein MGDLNGKVAFITGAARGQGRAHAVRLAADGADIIALDICRDIASIDYPNARPEDLDETVKLVEKEGRRIVARQADVRDGDAVEQVVADGLAEFGRLDIVIANAGVIRLGGGGDRRQTFRDIIDVNLIGVWNTVEAATPALIDGGRGGSIVMTSSSAGLKATGTDRAGGQAYPAAKRGVVGLMQVLANELAQYSIRVNTIHPTGVATGMVMNDAMAAMVEANDPALSSMQNALPIPVLMPEDIANAVAFLVSDEAKFITGITWPLDAGFAVR, from the coding sequence GTGGGAGATCTGAACGGCAAAGTCGCCTTCATCACCGGAGCTGCGCGAGGTCAGGGGCGCGCGCATGCAGTCCGACTCGCGGCGGACGGTGCCGACATCATCGCGTTGGACATCTGCCGCGACATCGCTTCGATCGACTATCCCAACGCCAGGCCCGAGGACCTCGACGAGACCGTCAAGCTCGTCGAGAAAGAGGGTCGGCGCATCGTCGCCCGGCAGGCCGACGTGCGCGACGGTGACGCGGTCGAGCAGGTCGTGGCCGACGGGCTCGCCGAGTTCGGGCGCCTCGACATCGTCATCGCGAACGCCGGCGTCATCCGGCTGGGTGGCGGCGGGGACAGACGCCAGACGTTCCGCGACATCATCGACGTCAATCTGATCGGCGTATGGAACACGGTGGAAGCCGCCACCCCGGCCCTGATCGATGGCGGTCGGGGCGGGTCGATCGTCATGACATCCTCGAGCGCCGGGCTGAAGGCCACCGGCACGGACAGGGCTGGCGGGCAGGCGTACCCCGCCGCCAAGCGTGGCGTGGTCGGGTTGATGCAGGTGTTGGCCAACGAGCTTGCGCAGTACTCCATCCGGGTCAACACGATCCACCCGACGGGCGTTGCGACCGGGATGGTGATGAATGACGCCATGGCCGCAATGGTAGAAGCCAACGACCCCGCGTTGTCGTCCATGCAGAACGCGCTGCCCATACCCGTGCTGATGCCGGAGGACATCGCGAACGCCGTGGCGTTCCTGGTGTCTGACGAAGCGAAGTTCATTACCGGGATCACCTGGCCGCTAGACGCCGGCTTCGCGGTGCGGTGA
- a CDS encoding amidohydrolase family protein: MSMIWTNSGDSHFLEPDDLWQSRLPKALADLTPRAEKDPDGEYETVSVDGQIFRRKLPSSAMTAFIEESMKPQGIRDATARLGDLDKEGVWGEVIFPSLGMWASTFRTPELLKACMRASNEWALEEICAVSPRYVVTAQVSTLVVEDAVDELRWAAEQGFKAVFLPTTPHPSAPDWHRKEWEPLWAAAEDARMVIAFHIGTDPVDMTVGGASGGAGQVYRGPGGAIMNYTETTFSGQRAAMKMVASGALDRHPDLKVLISEGGATWVPFLGDRLLEGYRQHHMAVRPKLERNPKEILFSQVYASFQHDESAVAAYEHMGYKNVMFGSDYPHMEGTFGHTQDTLKGLFDGISDETRLRITQGTFYELFPDVPPIPAEKF, translated from the coding sequence ATGAGCATGATCTGGACTAATTCAGGTGACTCCCACTTCCTGGAGCCCGATGATCTCTGGCAGTCCCGGTTACCGAAGGCCCTTGCCGACTTGACGCCACGCGCGGAGAAAGATCCCGACGGCGAGTACGAAACGGTATCCGTTGACGGGCAGATCTTTCGGCGCAAGCTGCCGTCGTCGGCGATGACCGCCTTCATCGAAGAATCGATGAAGCCGCAGGGCATCCGGGACGCCACGGCCCGGCTCGGCGACCTTGACAAGGAGGGCGTGTGGGGTGAGGTGATCTTCCCGTCGCTCGGCATGTGGGCGTCGACCTTCCGGACCCCCGAACTGCTGAAGGCCTGCATGCGCGCCAGCAACGAGTGGGCACTCGAGGAGATCTGCGCGGTGTCGCCGCGATACGTGGTGACCGCGCAGGTGTCGACACTCGTGGTCGAGGACGCGGTCGACGAATTGCGTTGGGCCGCAGAGCAGGGCTTCAAGGCGGTCTTCCTGCCGACCACCCCGCACCCCAGCGCTCCCGATTGGCATCGCAAAGAGTGGGAGCCGTTGTGGGCTGCCGCCGAAGATGCTCGCATGGTGATCGCATTTCACATCGGCACCGATCCGGTGGATATGACCGTCGGTGGCGCATCGGGCGGAGCGGGGCAGGTCTACCGCGGCCCGGGTGGCGCGATCATGAACTACACCGAGACCACCTTCTCCGGCCAACGCGCAGCGATGAAAATGGTTGCCTCCGGTGCGCTGGACCGTCATCCCGATTTGAAGGTCCTGATCTCTGAGGGCGGCGCGACGTGGGTGCCGTTCCTTGGCGACCGGCTGCTGGAGGGTTATCGCCAGCATCACATGGCGGTGCGTCCGAAGCTGGAACGCAACCCCAAGGAGATCCTCTTCAGCCAGGTCTACGCATCGTTCCAGCATGACGAGAGCGCTGTCGCCGCCTACGAACACATGGGTTACAAGAACGTGATGTTCGGTAGCGACTACCCGCATATGGAAGGGACATTCGGCCATACCCAGGACACCCTGAAGGGACTCTTCGACGGCATCAGCGACGAGACCCGGCTGCGGATCACCCAGGGCACGTTCTACGAACTGTTTCCGGACGTCCCTCCCATTCCGGCCGAGAAGTTCTGA
- a CDS encoding CoA transferase codes for MREASSASGGPLAGLVVVDLSTTLPGAQATQFLADCGAEVIIVEPPDGSPLRDLPSWPALLRGKRSVTLDLHDDADLGRLRKLLRRADVMVNTLRPGTAERIGLTHDTLSKAYPRLVVATITGWGSTGPFRDYKGWEALVMAKTGVMHEKRGLAGRPGPAFTTFPYASWGAAHAAVQAVLAALLERDTSGLGQTVETNLVTGMGSMDPYNWFYELVLDRYPGAFEPMDAAYDDQGRPQAYLIYALLVCPTKDGRWLQFAQVSPKLIGAWLTELDLLAELADPKWQGFPMLPTPELRTEWWDMMIERVGARTLAEWQQAMAENLDLSGELFRSPEQSLEHPQTVHDGRAVTVVDPELGPVRQPSTLIHVDGKPLTEVRPAPRLGEHHESMILAESVERAATTSGPVPSDPPLKGTTVLEFGSMFAGPYGATLLADLGARVIKVEPLEGDNIRNLVAFPEAGGAKVLQGKESVAIDFTKPEGLHLVYELAKRSDIVLQCFRGKAAERSKIDEASLRAVNPDLAFVTTSGYGVDGPFAHRAAYAPSVGAASGLALIDSHDTGEAAADLDDLHARAVKLHAGGAVPAVQSDGIAAHGVGSAMLVALYAKRRGRTLTNAVTTMLGTVQQAMIPYNASYPTRPADAAADDEFFGLNALYRMYRAADGYVFLAAPLPREWPALAKAMSPYLDLHADERFADADSRAAHDADLIAALTPVFATKTKSEWEQELSAQDVGCVEVTEANSELVLQTDSYYEAGYAVDAVSPIFEEHRRLAPLCRFSRSQTRADAGCTIGQHTDAVLRELGLDDDAIADLRAREIVGGS; via the coding sequence ATGCGCGAAGCCAGTTCGGCGTCGGGCGGTCCGCTGGCCGGCCTCGTGGTGGTCGACCTGTCGACGACGTTGCCCGGTGCTCAGGCGACACAGTTCCTCGCCGACTGCGGCGCCGAGGTGATCATTGTCGAGCCGCCAGACGGCAGCCCGCTGCGCGACCTTCCCAGTTGGCCTGCCCTCCTGCGGGGCAAGCGAAGCGTGACCCTCGATCTGCACGACGACGCCGACCTTGGCCGGTTGCGAAAGTTGTTGCGCCGCGCCGACGTCATGGTGAATACCCTGCGGCCGGGCACCGCCGAACGCATCGGACTCACCCATGACACATTGTCGAAGGCCTACCCCCGGCTCGTCGTGGCGACGATCACCGGCTGGGGATCGACGGGCCCGTTCCGCGACTACAAGGGCTGGGAAGCCCTGGTGATGGCCAAGACCGGTGTCATGCACGAGAAGCGCGGACTTGCCGGGCGACCTGGCCCGGCGTTCACGACGTTTCCTTATGCGTCGTGGGGTGCGGCTCACGCCGCCGTTCAAGCTGTCCTGGCCGCGTTACTGGAACGCGATACAAGTGGGCTCGGTCAGACCGTCGAAACCAACTTGGTCACGGGCATGGGTTCGATGGATCCGTACAACTGGTTCTACGAACTGGTGCTCGATCGCTATCCGGGCGCCTTCGAGCCAATGGACGCCGCGTACGACGATCAGGGTCGACCGCAGGCCTACCTGATCTACGCCCTGCTGGTGTGTCCGACAAAGGACGGCCGCTGGCTGCAGTTCGCGCAAGTGTCACCGAAGTTGATCGGAGCGTGGCTCACCGAACTGGACCTGCTCGCTGAGCTCGCCGACCCGAAGTGGCAGGGTTTTCCGATGCTGCCGACACCCGAACTGCGCACGGAATGGTGGGACATGATGATCGAGCGGGTCGGCGCTCGCACCCTTGCCGAGTGGCAGCAGGCCATGGCGGAAAACCTCGACCTCAGCGGTGAATTGTTCCGAAGCCCAGAGCAATCGCTGGAACATCCGCAGACGGTGCACGACGGCCGTGCCGTCACCGTCGTCGATCCCGAACTCGGGCCGGTGCGGCAACCGTCGACGCTCATACACGTGGACGGCAAGCCGCTGACCGAGGTGCGCCCCGCGCCCCGACTTGGCGAACACCACGAGTCGATGATCCTGGCGGAGTCCGTCGAACGTGCGGCGACGACGTCGGGGCCCGTCCCCAGCGATCCGCCGCTCAAGGGCACCACCGTCCTCGAGTTCGGCAGCATGTTCGCCGGGCCGTACGGCGCGACGCTATTGGCCGACCTCGGTGCCCGCGTCATCAAAGTCGAACCGCTCGAGGGTGACAACATCCGCAACCTTGTGGCGTTCCCCGAAGCCGGTGGCGCGAAGGTGTTGCAGGGCAAGGAAAGCGTCGCGATCGACTTCACCAAGCCGGAAGGGCTCCACCTGGTGTACGAGCTGGCCAAGCGGTCCGACATCGTGCTGCAGTGCTTCCGCGGGAAGGCGGCCGAACGATCGAAGATCGACGAGGCCTCGTTGCGTGCGGTGAACCCGGACCTGGCGTTCGTGACGACTTCGGGGTATGGCGTCGACGGGCCGTTTGCACACCGCGCGGCTTACGCGCCGTCCGTCGGTGCGGCATCCGGGTTGGCACTGATCGACAGCCACGACACCGGCGAGGCAGCCGCAGACCTGGACGACCTCCATGCCAGGGCGGTCAAGCTTCACGCCGGCGGCGCCGTCCCCGCGGTTCAGTCCGACGGCATCGCGGCCCACGGTGTCGGTTCGGCGATGTTGGTTGCGCTGTACGCGAAGCGCAGGGGGCGGACGCTGACGAACGCGGTCACCACGATGCTCGGCACCGTGCAGCAGGCAATGATTCCGTACAACGCGAGCTACCCGACCCGGCCTGCGGACGCCGCCGCCGACGACGAATTCTTCGGATTGAACGCGCTGTACCGGATGTACCGGGCCGCCGACGGTTACGTATTTCTCGCCGCACCGCTACCGCGCGAGTGGCCCGCACTGGCAAAGGCCATGTCGCCCTACCTCGATCTACATGCCGACGAGCGCTTTGCCGACGCCGACTCCCGCGCCGCCCACGACGCCGACCTGATCGCCGCACTGACGCCGGTGTTCGCGACCAAGACCAAATCGGAGTGGGAGCAAGAACTTTCGGCACAAGACGTAGGGTGTGTCGAGGTGACCGAGGCGAACTCGGAACTCGTGCTGCAGACCGATTCGTACTATGAAGCAGGGTATGCCGTCGACGCGGTCAGTCCGATCTTCGAAGAACATCGCCGGCTCGCACCATTGTGCCGGTTCTCGCGGTCACAAACGAGGGCCGACGCGGGCTGCACCATTGGCCAGCACACCGATGCCGTGCTGCGGGAGTTGGGGCTCGACGACGACGCCATCGCCGACCTACGCGCCAGGGAGATCGTCGGCGGGAGTTAG
- a CDS encoding thiolase, which yields MPHSSGLRDVAIVGIGATPYYKRGGSLPRSITELAGDAILSACEDAGIPVTDIDGFAFYSGASAGYTEKMDTADFMETLGIPEVRFTAALTSGGGGSAGAIGLARAAIVAGDASVVVTVMALQQAKQRLGSVFSALEPDPINSFLQPSGLFGPGHLMSVMARRHMHLYGTRREAFAEIALSTRANAANRPKAMHPEPLSIEDYFNARMIAEPLCLYDFCQETDGAVAVITTSMDRANDLRQPPVPVVAAAHGGVRDWGRAFAWMGMRDEYFASSGNAPIAKRLYEQAGISSADIDVALLYDHFSPMVLMQLEDYGFCEKGEGGAFVESGAIRYDGGSIPVNTHGGQLSEAYIIGMTHIMEGVEQMRGTAINQVQNAELALVTGGPASIPVSGLILGRAA from the coding sequence ATGCCCCATTCGTCTGGATTGCGCGACGTCGCGATCGTCGGCATCGGCGCCACCCCGTATTACAAGCGGGGTGGATCGTTGCCCAGGTCGATCACCGAACTCGCCGGCGACGCCATCTTGTCAGCCTGCGAAGATGCGGGTATCCCGGTGACAGACATCGACGGCTTCGCCTTCTATTCGGGCGCCAGTGCGGGTTACACCGAGAAGATGGATACCGCCGACTTCATGGAGACCCTTGGGATTCCCGAGGTGCGATTCACCGCGGCCTTGACCTCCGGCGGGGGCGGATCGGCAGGGGCAATCGGTCTGGCGCGGGCGGCCATCGTGGCGGGCGACGCGTCGGTGGTCGTCACGGTGATGGCGTTGCAACAAGCCAAACAGCGCCTGGGGTCGGTCTTCTCGGCGTTGGAACCCGACCCGATCAACTCGTTCCTGCAACCGTCCGGATTGTTCGGCCCCGGACACCTGATGTCGGTGATGGCCCGTCGGCACATGCACCTCTACGGCACTCGGCGCGAGGCCTTCGCGGAAATTGCCCTCTCGACACGGGCCAACGCAGCGAACCGGCCAAAGGCCATGCATCCCGAACCGCTTTCGATCGAGGACTACTTCAACGCCAGGATGATCGCGGAGCCGTTGTGCCTCTACGACTTCTGCCAGGAGACCGACGGTGCTGTCGCTGTGATCACCACCAGCATGGACCGAGCCAATGACCTCCGACAGCCGCCCGTGCCGGTGGTCGCTGCCGCGCACGGTGGCGTCCGCGACTGGGGGAGGGCGTTCGCCTGGATGGGCATGCGCGACGAATACTTCGCCTCCTCGGGCAACGCGCCGATCGCCAAGCGGCTCTATGAGCAGGCGGGCATCAGCTCCGCCGACATCGACGTGGCACTGCTCTACGACCACTTTTCGCCCATGGTGCTCATGCAACTGGAGGACTACGGCTTCTGCGAGAAGGGGGAGGGCGGTGCGTTCGTCGAGAGTGGAGCCATCCGGTACGACGGCGGGTCGATTCCGGTCAACACCCACGGTGGTCAACTCTCCGAGGCCTACATCATCGGGATGACGCACATCATGGAAGGGGTGGAGCAGATGCGCGGCACTGCCATCAATCAGGTGCAGAACGCCGAATTGGCTTTGGTCACAGGCGGTCCCGCGAGTATTCCCGTCAGCGGGCTGATCCTGGGGCGCGCGGCGTGA
- a CDS encoding NAD(P)-dependent oxidoreductase produces the protein MGTTVGFLGAGQLGEPMVGRLLDAGHDVRIYVRREDTRRRLETKGAVPVDSIAALARDSDVLISCLFSDAQLRETGLGPGGFVANAKPGSVFVSHTTGTVSTLQELADDCASAPVILDAPVSGTADDIAAGTLTVLIGGPLDAVTAVKPILSAYADPVMATGALGTALSIKLVNNLLFAANGQLLAAATQLGAQLGVEPDVLLSTLQVCSAGSVVAAHAHRIGGMDRFTELAGPFLRKDIAACREAAAEAGVELGLLGTAVREGPLQLD, from the coding sequence GTGGGCACAACAGTCGGATTCCTCGGCGCCGGGCAACTCGGAGAACCGATGGTTGGGCGATTGCTCGACGCCGGCCACGATGTGCGGATATACGTCAGGCGCGAGGACACTCGCCGCAGGCTGGAGACGAAGGGCGCAGTGCCAGTCGATTCCATCGCAGCATTGGCGCGAGACAGTGACGTGTTGATCTCGTGTTTGTTCTCCGATGCACAACTCCGCGAAACAGGGCTTGGGCCAGGTGGATTTGTCGCAAACGCCAAGCCGGGATCAGTGTTCGTCTCGCACACCACTGGCACCGTGTCCACCCTGCAGGAGCTGGCCGACGATTGCGCCAGCGCACCGGTGATCCTCGATGCTCCGGTCAGTGGCACGGCAGACGACATTGCCGCGGGCACGCTCACCGTGCTGATCGGGGGACCGCTCGACGCCGTTACCGCGGTGAAGCCAATCCTGTCCGCATACGCCGACCCGGTGATGGCGACCGGGGCGCTGGGAACCGCCCTCTCCATCAAGCTCGTCAACAACCTGCTGTTCGCGGCGAATGGTCAACTCCTTGCTGCCGCAACCCAATTGGGCGCACAACTCGGTGTCGAACCTGATGTGCTGTTGTCGACGCTGCAGGTGTGTAGCGCCGGAAGCGTCGTCGCCGCGCACGCGCATCGTATCGGGGGAATGGACCGGTTCACCGAGCTGGCTGGGCCGTTTTTGCGTAAAGACATTGCGGCCTGTCGTGAAGCCGCCGCCGAGGCAGGCGTCGAACTCGGGTTATTGGGCACCGCCGTACGCGAGGGTCCGCTGCAACTCGACTGA
- a CDS encoding cytochrome P450, whose protein sequence is MSESQPGATCPVKAIEMNTPDSPALAHFRLLDECQDEARPAFRNREADVEYWVFTDNSVILDGLQHPELWSSSVIVPTDPEPPYKWIPIMIDPPDHAKWRQVLAEYFSPGRVKGLRAAQQKLAAQLVDELVGKGECDFVEQIARVFPSTVFLTIMGMPVEDLEQFLSWEDMILHQSGVGEEVNAKRLEGMTHVMGYFASLIQQRRENRDPDADDIVSKAIDWTVDGEPINDMELLNCLLLLFMAGLDTVSNQLSYAMLHLATHPADRDRVVADPALIPKAVEELLRVYPIVQTARKATQDMDFHGCPIKAGDMASFSLAFAGRDGSAYPDARKVDLDRGVTRHLSFGGGPHRCLGSHLARQEMAVVLEEWHKRIPDYELAGQAIEHGGQVFGVDSLPLSWR, encoded by the coding sequence ATGAGCGAATCTCAGCCCGGCGCAACGTGCCCCGTCAAGGCGATCGAGATGAACACGCCGGACTCGCCCGCGCTGGCGCACTTCCGCCTACTGGACGAATGTCAGGACGAAGCCCGGCCGGCTTTCCGCAACCGGGAGGCCGACGTGGAGTACTGGGTGTTCACCGACAACTCGGTGATCCTGGACGGGCTGCAGCACCCGGAGCTCTGGTCCAGCAGTGTCATCGTGCCGACGGATCCGGAGCCGCCGTACAAGTGGATCCCGATCATGATCGACCCGCCCGATCACGCCAAGTGGCGTCAGGTGCTGGCGGAGTACTTCTCACCCGGCCGGGTCAAGGGTCTGCGCGCCGCACAGCAGAAGCTTGCGGCGCAACTCGTCGACGAGCTCGTCGGCAAGGGTGAGTGCGACTTCGTCGAGCAGATTGCGCGCGTGTTCCCCTCAACGGTGTTCCTGACGATCATGGGCATGCCGGTCGAGGATCTCGAGCAGTTCCTGTCGTGGGAGGACATGATCCTGCATCAAAGTGGCGTGGGCGAAGAGGTCAACGCCAAGCGACTGGAGGGCATGACGCACGTCATGGGCTACTTCGCCAGCCTCATCCAACAGCGACGCGAGAACCGCGACCCAGATGCCGACGACATCGTCAGCAAGGCTATCGACTGGACCGTCGACGGCGAGCCGATCAACGACATGGAGCTGCTCAACTGCCTCTTGTTGTTGTTCATGGCGGGACTGGACACGGTCTCCAACCAGCTGTCGTACGCGATGCTCCATCTGGCTACTCATCCTGCCGACCGCGACAGGGTCGTCGCCGATCCCGCGCTCATTCCCAAGGCAGTCGAGGAATTGCTTCGCGTGTATCCGATCGTCCAGACTGCCCGAAAGGCGACCCAGGACATGGACTTCCATGGTTGCCCGATCAAGGCGGGCGATATGGCGTCGTTCTCACTGGCGTTTGCGGGACGGGACGGGTCGGCCTATCCGGACGCTCGCAAGGTTGACCTCGATCGCGGAGTGACCCGTCACCTGTCCTTCGGGGGCGGACCGCACCGTTGCCTCGGTTCGCACTTGGCCCGTCAGGAGATGGCGGTGGTGTTGGAGGAGTGGCACAAGCGCATTCCCGACTATGAACTGGCCGGCCAGGCGATCGAGCATGGCGGTCAGGTGTTCGGGGTCGACTCGCTGCCCCTGTCGTGGCGCTGA
- a CDS encoding class I adenylate-forming enzyme family protein — MGRAPLSFAVADTRAMLESAAAVHGDIEAYVEPGARITFADWIGRARAVANQFADLGIGKGDVVTLWLPSGIDYATCYAAAAMIGAITTGLNPRLGRREIESILHQADPMLIVADDQLGPLPDVGRRILPRSSLTKDTSASAPPAVELTRRDLVALIFTSGTTGTPKGAAYDADRLAAGATASGVMSAPYDRRLTSTPFAHAGYMFKLWDQLVWGSTLIVPPSPWSAGGMFNVLRDERVTVAGAVPTQWAKLVDLDEVSKQTLPHLRIGVVATAPAPPPLVRRVAERIGVPLVVRYAMTECPTICGTEPGDTPDVQFRTVGRPAEGMRLRVGSDGVVEVNGPCVMRGYWRNPELTSEVLQDGWLRTGDVGVLGADGNLTLVGRSGDMYIRGGYNVHPGEVEKTLSGHPDVKQAAVVGVSAPVIGEVGVACVVPADGASPPSLADLRAHVSLELADYKAPDELLIVDELPLTPMLKPDRHALRELIARHDSEIQRRRPK, encoded by the coding sequence ATGGGTCGTGCTCCGCTGAGTTTCGCCGTTGCCGACACCCGGGCGATGTTGGAGTCAGCGGCCGCCGTGCACGGCGACATCGAGGCCTACGTCGAACCGGGGGCGCGAATCACGTTCGCGGATTGGATCGGCCGCGCCCGAGCCGTCGCGAATCAGTTCGCCGACCTCGGTATCGGCAAGGGCGACGTGGTGACGCTGTGGCTGCCGTCAGGCATCGACTACGCGACGTGTTACGCGGCCGCGGCCATGATTGGCGCGATCACCACCGGGCTCAACCCCCGGCTTGGCAGGCGTGAGATCGAATCGATTCTGCACCAAGCAGATCCGATGCTGATCGTCGCTGATGATCAGCTCGGCCCGTTACCGGACGTGGGGCGTCGAATTCTGCCCCGCAGTTCGCTGACCAAGGACACCTCGGCGTCGGCGCCACCAGCGGTGGAGCTCACCCGACGAGACCTCGTCGCATTGATATTCACCAGCGGCACGACAGGCACGCCGAAAGGCGCGGCCTATGACGCCGACCGACTGGCCGCGGGTGCCACCGCATCGGGTGTTATGAGTGCGCCATACGACCGGCGCCTCACGTCCACCCCGTTCGCGCACGCCGGGTACATGTTCAAGCTCTGGGACCAATTGGTATGGGGCAGCACGCTCATCGTGCCACCCAGTCCATGGTCGGCCGGCGGCATGTTTAATGTGCTGCGCGATGAGCGGGTCACGGTCGCGGGCGCGGTTCCGACCCAATGGGCCAAGCTCGTCGATCTCGACGAGGTGAGTAAACAGACATTGCCGCACTTGAGAATCGGCGTCGTCGCCACAGCACCGGCGCCGCCCCCACTGGTGCGGCGGGTGGCCGAACGAATCGGCGTCCCCCTTGTGGTGCGATACGCAATGACCGAATGCCCGACCATTTGCGGCACCGAACCCGGCGACACCCCCGATGTGCAATTCCGCACCGTCGGGCGGCCGGCCGAAGGTATGCGCCTTCGCGTCGGATCCGACGGCGTCGTCGAGGTCAACGGCCCCTGCGTTATGCGCGGCTATTGGCGAAACCCGGAACTCACCTCGGAGGTGTTGCAGGACGGCTGGTTGCGCACGGGCGATGTCGGTGTACTCGGTGCCGACGGCAACCTCACCCTGGTCGGGCGCAGTGGTGACATGTACATCCGCGGCGGCTACAACGTGCATCCCGGCGAGGTCGAAAAGACTCTCAGCGGTCACCCTGATGTCAAACAGGCTGCCGTGGTTGGGGTTTCCGCGCCGGTGATCGGGGAGGTGGGTGTTGCCTGCGTGGTCCCCGCGGACGGTGCAAGCCCACCGTCACTGGCCGATTTGCGCGCACATGTTTCGCTTGAGCTGGCCGATTACAAGGCGCCCGACGAACTGCTCATCGTCGACGAGCTGCCGCTGACGCCGATGCTGAAGCCCGATCGTCATGCACTACGTGAGCTGATCGCCCGGCACGACAGTGAGATTCAACGTCGGCGACCGAAGTAA